Part of the Nostoc sp. ATCC 53789 genome, TCGGACTGACTTGCATAACTTCGCCCTCCACAACACCAAATTCCTGGAAGGGGAAAGTCGCCATTTTCACTTTTGCTTTCATTCCTTGACGAATAAATCCAATATCGCGGTTAAGAACTTTCACCTCTAGGAGCATTTCTTCCCCTTCTGGCAAAATTGACAGCAATTCTTCACCAGATTGGACTGGCCCCTTGGTAGCTTTGACTCTGTAAATCGTACCTGCAACGGGAGCCTCAATCGTTTCTAAAGCTTGCTGCTTCCTCGCCTGCTCTAATTGACCTTGAACAGTTGTCAGTTCTTCTTTACGTTTGTTGAACTGGGTTAAAATTTCACTTTGGCGTTCTGATGCGACACGCTGGGCCTGACTGCGGGCAGAGTTGTAAGCTTGTTCTGCTTGGCGAATTTCTTGGGCTTGAGCAGCAATATCTTTTTCTAATGATGTGACTTTATCTTGAGCCTCTGTTATTCTATTCTGGGCGTTAGTCACTTCATCTTGCGATCTGGTAATTTCTGTCTTTGCACGAGTCAATCTTTCTTGAGCATCCAAGTAATCGACACGAGGTACAGCACCAGTAGTAATTAGGGTGCGTAAGCTTTTTTCCCTTTCTTGTGCAAGTGCCAAATTACTTTCAATTTTAATGCGGATGCTGTCTGCGTTGGCAAGGTTGGTTTTGGCATTAGCAAAGCTGCTTTTGGCATTAGCTAAGTTCTCTTGCAATCGAGTCAAGCGGACTTTGGCTTGATTGATGAGTGCTATTTGGCGATTTGCTTCTGCTTCTGCACCTGCTTGACGTGCTTGGTAGTCTTGCAGGCGGGAAGTTAAAAGTTCATCTTGTAGTTTCGTCCCAGTGGTTTTGCCTCCAAGACGTTCTGCATCCAAACGTTGCAAATCGTCTTGAATCAATCTAGTTGATTTGGCTAGGCGGGAAACATCAGTTATTTGTAAGTCAGGGTCTTTTTGAATCAGAATTTGACCTTTGGTAACGCGATCGCCTTCTTGCACTTTCACGCCGACAATTGACCCCCCACCCAAGGATGTCACTGGCCTAACCTGTGTAGAAGCAATTAATTCCCCTGGCGCTGTTGCTACTTCATCTATTTGCGAGAAGTACGCCCAAGCGATCGCTCCAAATACAATGGCGCTCATCGTTCCCGCTAATAATCTCGTATACAGGGGTGGTAATTCCTGTACCGCCTTCCCCAATTCATAAGTGAGTTGTTCCTCTGGTTGGGCGAATCGCTCTTTTGTCTGACGTGCTTGAGCAGCATTTACCATATATTTTTATCCTTTTTTATTTGTCATTAGTCATTTGTCCTCTGTCCTTGGTGATTGACTAATGACCAATGACCAATGACCAATGACCAATGACTAATGACTAATGACTTGTGTTTAATTCAAACTGCTAGATAACGCCGCAAAAAGTTTTCTAATGTCTCCAATTTGAAGTTAAAAATCGCTTCTAAATTGGCAATTTCATCTTTTGTACAGAAAAATTCATTTGCTAGCAATGTGCGATAAGTTCCCAAAGCTTTTTGGACTTGGGGATTAAATAAACCCAATGCACCTTGTAATCCATCAATAAAAAATAGTGGTGAATTAATTATTACTGGCTCTTTGGCGAAAATCCGACCAAAAATCCGGGGAATATCTTCTCGTAATAAAATCTCTGGGCCTCCCACTGGTAAAATCTGGTTACGAGCGCCTTCAACTGTCACAGAATCCACTACTATCCTTGCCAAATCATCGGTACTGACAATTGAGCTACGGTTTTTGCGATCGCCAATCAGCAGATACAATCCCGTTTCCCGAAATCGTTCTACCAGTGGCAGCAAGTTAGATGCTAATCCAGATGGGCGTAAAATTGTGTAATTCAAGCCACTAGCTGACAAATATCGCTCTACGGCTCGTTTGGCTTTGAACACAGGCGCGTCTTCATATCCGCGATCGGCTCCCAATACCGAAATGAAGACAAAATGCTCTATGCCATTGGCTTTTGCTTGGTCAATCAATTCAATATTGGCGCGGTAATCTAAGGATAAAGCATCGCTATCAGAACCGTGAGCGCTGATAATATACTTCACACCTTGAGTAGCTTTTTGAATATCTTTTTCTCGCAGCAAATCACCGATAAAGATTTCTGCACCCCGGTGTTCTAACTCGCTGTAGCGCGAGGTAAGGCGAACAAATGCCCGCACAGACTGTTCTCGTTGCCGTAGCAGTCGCACAACTCTGCGACCAATTCCTCCAGTTGCTCCAGTTACTAGAAACATATAAATACCTAAATTGAATAGTTGCAGCGTTTATAGTTGTCAAAATGCCCGATATATGGTCAAGATATCCTCACGCCAACTAAGCCAATTGGTCACACCTTATTTATCTTAATCTCAAAAAATTATCCCCCACATCTTTGTTGATGCAGGGGATGGGGTAATGGGATTAGTTTTACTGGCTCAAGAAGTCGATAGCTTGTTCAAGCGACATCTTAGCTTTGTGCAAGTTCAGCAAATTCTCTTGCTGATATCGGTCAGGATAGCTCATTTTTCTGCCTTCCAAAGTTATCCGAATCAGTGCTGTTTGTTCGTCTGTGGGTGAATTCATCTCCTCAATTGCAGAACTGATTACCTGGATAGCGTTAAAGTTAGGGGATTTTAACCCTTTACCTAGCTTCATTTGTTGGAGGGCTAAAAGTGGAAATGCCATCAGAGTTACGATATACGAGGTTTTGTATCCTGCATTCCCGGTAGGTTTTACACCGTATCTCCGACATAAATCGAGTAATTCTTTAATAGTCTTGATTTCAAGTTCGGAACGCGTGAACATAAAATAGTAGTATCCATTTTTTGAATTGGATATTGGTGGTTGTACTTCCGGCAAGTTGTTACAACCACTAAAAAAAAATTAATCTGCTGCCTACCAGTGATTCAAATTATATTTATATTTCTACATAAATGCCTAACCCTAAAGGTCATTCAGAAAATTTAAAACCATTTAAATCAGAGAGGGAAGAACCTTTAAGTGAACGTCTTAATTTACGTGTCACAAAAACTATGAAGGAAGAACTATCTACCAAAGATGATCCTCCAGAATTTTGTCGTCGTGCAATCCAAGAAGCATTAGATAAAGATAGAGAAAAGTAATCTCAAAGGGATAGTTGTCACGAATGCGTGAATTACTGCAATGAGTCAGCAATCAAGCATATTGAGAAAGTAATATGCTTGATTGCTTGCGGAAAACACCGAAATTAGAAAGCAAACTGGGGTTTGAGAAAGTAAAAGCTTCTTTTGAGTAAGTCAAATGCCATTTTGTTTATTAAATTGGACGTAATTACTTAAATTACGTTAAGAAGATTTGTAGGTTGGGTTGAACGGAGTGAAACCCAACAAAGCCGTGAAAATGTTGGGTTTTGTTCCTCAACCCAACCTACATTAAAGTTATTTTTTAGGCAAAACCTCGCAGTATTTATCTGAGTTAAAATCGTTTAAGAAGGATTTAAAGCAGTAAGTATAATGTATTAGCAATTATTGCCGATATAGAGAAGTGGATGTGAGGAGACTTATAGATGAGTGACGAAAATCAGTTTGATGTCTTCCTTTGCCACAATAGCAAAGACAAACCTGAAGTTATAGAAATTGCTAATGAATTAACAAGACAAGGAATTAAACCTTGGCTAGATAAATGGGAACTTCGTCCTGGTTTAGGATGGCAGGTTTTACTAGAAGAACAAATAGAAAATATTAAATCAGCAGCAGTTTTTGTAGGTAGCAGTGGACTTGGCCCCTGGCAAAGTCAAGAGATGAGAGCTTTTTTAAACGAATTTGTAGAAAGAAAATGTCCCGTAATTCCCGTTTTGCTTGGGAATACACCACATCAGCCTAAACTCCCAATTTTTCTTAGGGGTAATACCTGGGTTGACTTTCGGACAGATACTGAGGCTATGGAGCAGTTAATTTGGGGTATTACTGGACGAAAACCAAAGCTACAGCAAGTAATTCAAGTTGATAATCTCAGTTCTGAGAAGGGAGTAAACTACACGCGATTGCGAGATTTGCTAGCAGCAGGCAAATGGAAAGAAGCGGATGAGGAAACTTTAGCTGTCATGCTCAAGGCATCTAGCAGGGAAAAAGAAGGTTGGTTTGATATTGAATCCATCAAGAATTTTCCCTGTACTGACTTACGCACCATTGACCAACTTTGGGTACAACATAGCGATGGGCGCTTTGGCTTCAGCGTTCAGAAGAATATTTATCTAAGTGTTGGTGGGAAGGCTGACGGTGAATATTATAAAGAAGTCTGGGAAAAATTTGGCGATCACGTAGGATGGAAAGTGAAAGGAAGCTGGATTGATTACTCTAGTGTAGATTTTAATATTTCAGCACCAGAGGGACACCTCCCAAGGATGAGTGGGGAGGGATATTTATTATTTGGGATTGGTGGTGTTGGGAGGATATCTTTTCTCGCCTCAAGACTTGTGAAGTGTAACATTTAAGAGCTTGAGAAAAGTTTTCCCAATTTAAAATCCCCCCACATCTGTGTAGATGCAGAGGGACTAATAAAACAACCCACAATTTGGATTATTGATCAATTTTTGAGCGCTATCGGTGACGTACTATTATACTTTGTGCAAACAGCCCATTTCAAAACTATTCAGCAGCTTTGTTATTAGCTCTATTAGCACGCGCCTCAGCCGAAGCCATCACCTCATCCATATTCTCTAGCACTTCACCAGGGAAGTTTTCCAAAACTCTGGTAGAAAGAGCAACCCGTCCTTTACCTTCATCCAAGTCAATAATTACAGCCTTAATTGGCTGACCAACTTTAAATACCTTTTCTAGAGAATCAATGAATTTTTGGCTTACCTGCTTGATATGAAGCAAAGCCCCCATACCATTTAAATCGACAAACACACCAAAAGGTTTGATGCCAGTAACTTTACCTTCCACCAGTTGACCTAGTTCTAATAAGCTGAAGTTGCTAGAACGAGTTGCTAATCGCTGAGAAAGGATGAGTTTGTTGGTGTTTTTATTAATTTCCAAAAAGCCCACAGTCAGATTTTGACCTTTAAGTGCGTCTAAGTTATCACGCTCTGCCAGGTGCGATCGCGGAATAAATCCCCGCAAAGAGAGAATATCGACGGTAACACCACCTTTATTCACACCCATAACCTTTACTTGCACAGTCTGAGCATTTTCCTGCATTTCCGCCAATCGTTCCCAGATGTGCTGGATTTCCAACTGCTTTCGAGAAAGGGTGACTTGACCTTCTGCATCCTGATCTCGGATAATCAAAAACTGCATTTCCTCTTGCAATGGCAGCACTTCCGATAAATCGGTAACTGCTCTCAAAGAAGCCTCATCGCGCGGTAGAAAAGCTGACGACTTGCCACCAATATCGACATAAGCTCCATCATGGTCAAGTTGGAACACTTTGCCATGTACAACCTGTCCTTTTTGAAACTGGTAGTCGTGTTTTTCTAGCGCTTTGGCAAAATCGTCCATCGTAAATGACGAATTGGCTGTTTGAGAAAGTTTCGATTCGGAATTCATGACTTTTGAAGATTAATTGTTATTTGAGATGGTGCAACTGGAGTTTTGATTGTCATTAGTCACTTGTCATTTGTCATTTGTTCTTTATTGTTCACTAATGACTAATGACTAGTTCAGTTGACTAAAGAGTTGTTTGGCTTGCTCCCAAGCATCAGCAGCAGCTTTAGGATTATAACTGGCACGAAGGTCACAGAAAAATCCGTGATCAGCTCCATCGTAGCGAAACACACGATGAGGAATTTTATATTTTTCTAACTCTGCTTCAATCTCATCTACTTGTTCGGGTGGGA contains:
- a CDS encoding HlyD family efflux transporter periplasmic adaptor subunit, whose amino-acid sequence is MVNAAQARQTKERFAQPEEQLTYELGKAVQELPPLYTRLLAGTMSAIVFGAIAWAYFSQIDEVATAPGELIASTQVRPVTSLGGGSIVGVKVQEGDRVTKGQILIQKDPDLQITDVSRLAKSTRLIQDDLQRLDAERLGGKTTGTKLQDELLTSRLQDYQARQAGAEAEANRQIALINQAKVRLTRLQENLANAKSSFANAKTNLANADSIRIKIESNLALAQEREKSLRTLITTGAVPRVDYLDAQERLTRAKTEITRSQDEVTNAQNRITEAQDKVTSLEKDIAAQAQEIRQAEQAYNSARSQAQRVASERQSEILTQFNKRKEELTTVQGQLEQARKQQALETIEAPVAGTIYRVKATKGPVQSGEELLSILPEGEEMLLEVKVLNRDIGFIRQGMKAKVKMATFPFQEFGVVEGEVMQVSPNAIIDKELGLVFPTRIKLNKHSVNVRGQEVEFTPGMSATGEIVTRKKSILTFITEPVTRRFNEAFSVR
- a CDS encoding S1 RNA-binding domain-containing protein; the protein is MNSESKLSQTANSSFTMDDFAKALEKHDYQFQKGQVVHGKVFQLDHDGAYVDIGGKSSAFLPRDEASLRAVTDLSEVLPLQEEMQFLIIRDQDAEGQVTLSRKQLEIQHIWERLAEMQENAQTVQVKVMGVNKGGVTVDILSLRGFIPRSHLAERDNLDALKGQNLTVGFLEINKNTNKLILSQRLATRSSNFSLLELGQLVEGKVTGIKPFGVFVDLNGMGALLHIKQVSQKFIDSLEKVFKVGQPIKAVIIDLDEGKGRVALSTRVLENFPGEVLENMDEVMASAEARANRANNKAAE
- a CDS encoding SDR family oxidoreductase; its protein translation is MFLVTGATGGIGRRVVRLLRQREQSVRAFVRLTSRYSELEHRGAEIFIGDLLREKDIQKATQGVKYIISAHGSDSDALSLDYRANIELIDQAKANGIEHFVFISVLGADRGYEDAPVFKAKRAVERYLSASGLNYTILRPSGLASNLLPLVERFRETGLYLLIGDRKNRSSIVSTDDLARIVVDSVTVEGARNQILPVGGPEILLREDIPRIFGRIFAKEPVIINSPLFFIDGLQGALGLFNPQVQKALGTYRTLLANEFFCTKDEIANLEAIFNFKLETLENFLRRYLAV
- a CDS encoding GUN4 domain-containing protein; its protein translation is MSDENQFDVFLCHNSKDKPEVIEIANELTRQGIKPWLDKWELRPGLGWQVLLEEQIENIKSAAVFVGSSGLGPWQSQEMRAFLNEFVERKCPVIPVLLGNTPHQPKLPIFLRGNTWVDFRTDTEAMEQLIWGITGRKPKLQQVIQVDNLSSEKGVNYTRLRDLLAAGKWKEADEETLAVMLKASSREKEGWFDIESIKNFPCTDLRTIDQLWVQHSDGRFGFSVQKNIYLSVGGKADGEYYKEVWEKFGDHVGWKVKGSWIDYSSVDFNISAPEGHLPRMSGEGYLLFGIGGVGRISFLASRLVKCNI